The window caaagaaaaacagtttgcaacaaaaatcagttatttcgataatattgcatacactctttcctcacaaaagcttcacaaactgtaaaaaaaagaatggttgtagggagtgcttctgattcaacaaaaaaagtttttttgacatattgcatctagcccttacccattaaatcttacacaaaatttccaaaactatatacgatttagaacacatcaaatttaaatcgagaaggatcagtcatttcgatatattgcacgaagtcctccccagtaagaatttatacaaaatatagaaaaacaaagcttgcaaggtgtaaaattgaattcttcttctgtgtatatatatatggtccttcctcgcaaaattaacataaaatgtcaaaaaggttcagatataacatctaacacaacaaaaatcagttatcagtatatgtcatgccattgtcttccaccaaatgttccccttaaggtttcacagacacagcctgtaaattaaaaacaactaagatcaggtattttggtctatttcataccattctgttccaaataacttataaaatgtaaaaattgagtggtaaaacagaaatgtcaaaaagaagaaaaaaatagcttacaaagagtataaaattgaaatcaacaaagtagctcttttggtgtattaaatataagccatacgcacaaaagtttacactaaatgtaagaaaatggttgtgtttagtaattttaaattaagaaaagtcagttcttttagcatgctgattaaggtttttgcccacaatttgaaacaaattaaatttacattttaaaaataagtaatttctgaactttattttcagaatatttggaggaaaagaacttcgcaaaccaaaaaaaacccaggaaaatgtttaaaattttcagggttaataacgttagatgtgttttgtgggaatatatatactgggaatctttagtttcaagctagcattagctagctacagcagctaatagctagtcacttaaatataaactggagacttagctaggtataaagaacatggctacatatatatatatatattcctagctagctagctagctagttgtaggtggtggttggctttttatgatgctagctataaaacatgtctggcaacaattatataatcaaaactgaaaataaaacatgaaaaaaccttacagaaccttgctatgattaatttataaaaccatgctcttcttcaaatgtttttttaaagatttattttgaatgaaagagtagagaatactcaaaaagaacagccatctttttcgtaaacacaatttccgttttatgctaggaacttcatttaacagtccgtatgctttgtgaatatctaataccgtttcatatgtagcgatacctatatatatatgctaacatagagttttttggcataagggtatatatattcatatcgttattagcagcgggttatatatttacaccttatgtgcgatttctatgaagtacatccctaatctttttagttaaattttagcgtacagccacgtcataaaaaagtgacccgtgatttccgtgtcgtggactcacagttttactcacgcaagggaattaatatataagattctGTTGATTTGTGGCGTCGCACGACGTGAATAGCTCAACAGGACTGGTAATACGATGAATGGAAATTCAGTGAATTCTTCGTCTTCCCAGAGTGATTTAGATATGTAAATTAGCTAAATTAAACTAGCTAAATTCTAGTAGAAAAACATCCTCGCACAAATATATGTACAGTTTATATTCACACTCTAGTGAACATTTAAAGCACAACTTGTTATTaatcgttagttctcctttaaaaaactttgttagtctttattttttcattattaattaattattttaaatcttACAGGTAAATGTGAATTGGATGTTATTgagttcttagagcctggtacGTTTAATTGCATTTTATTAGTCACAAAAATTATAATCTGCGGAAACTCAACACAAATGTAACTTCTCTTATCAAAGGGTGGGCATCAGAACCTGGGGTTTGTTTGTTACAACATGTCCATAACTTACAAGCATAGAATGCCTAATGTTTTGATACTTTCCTTTTTTTAGATATAAGGAAAATATTTGCACATTGTTTAGAGAACCCAGGTATGCACAGTTACACAGAATCTGTGTCCATTCTTTATCATCACATACCCAGCTTTCTACATTAACAGTAAACAAACTATTTTTTCTAGACATAGAAGAGAAGATTGCAGCTGTGGCACCATTATGCAATTCCTTTGCCAATGCAACAGATCATGTGATTAGCTATGTGAACAAAACTTCAGTGAAGGAATTAAAATGCAAAATTGTGCCATTTGCTCTTCCTGTTGAATATTTTCATCCAAACAAATTGAATCCAAAGAACATACCAACAATAACTGGAATTTTTGTAGCTGTTTTGATATTCTTTCTAGCCATTATCTTTAATGTTAAACGAATAAGAGTTTGGACATCACTTTTTAAGTTTGGAGCATCATTTTCAAGTAGAAATACATCAAAATCGCATCATTTTTCCATGGAAGATATTGAACAACAAGCTTCACATACTAAGGAAACTAGGAAAGGTAAGAAAATAAGCTTAAAGCTTCATTGTTATGCAACAATGTATAACCtacaataaaaatgcaaaaataaagagattgtttgtttgtttagataGCATACGAAAAGTTATGATTCTAAATCGACCAGGTTGTGAATTGATTGAAACACTATTAAGAGATTTAGCTTTCTTCTTAAAAGCATATGGTATTGATGTAAAGTTGTCATTGCTTGAACAAAGTCAGATTGACGCAGAAGGAGGAATTTCATCGtacttacaaagaaatattgattCTTGTGATTATATTCTTATCATGTTTACAGAACATGATAAAGGTAttgctgttttctttttctttttttcagtaacgtttattttttttcctttgctGGCTGTCAATCCGTGGAAAATCCATGGGAAATCGTCCATCAAATATAATTCACATCTGGCAGCTTCATGAATCCTGACAATAGTGGTTTGGAAACTATTTTGAATGGAAGATTTTAAGGGACAATTGATCCCAATTCCGAGCATAAATCTTTTCCTATCTTCTCAAGTGCGCATAAAAGGGCACTCATTTCTTCAGAATTAGTgatgttgtatttttttctcGTATTATGACGGTTTATTAgctcttgaaaaaaaaaatcaactcgCTCCCATATTTTTTCAAGGCTTTTATGTAAAACACTCGAAAATTATTCGTAAAACGAAACAGGTTTATTTTAACTCACCCCTGTCTTAAATGAACGCCTGCCTTGAACAAGCATCACTAAATAGAAAGTTCATTAACGCACTTAAAATTTTGTCTAAGCGTTTTTCTACAAATGTATTTCTTAATTTAGAGCACACATCCTTAAAACATCGACCATACGAATTTGCTTTAAAAGTCATCAGTGGTTTAGCATATCATCAGAATGATAGTTCCAGATACATTCCTCTGTATTTAACAAGTTATGAAAAAGCACTCAGTTTAATGCCATCGTTTTTCATTGGTTCTCATAATTTTGGCTACAAACTTCCGAAGGATATAACAAAGCTTTTAAGACATTTATTACATTCTACAGACCTATCAAACTCAAAAGATATGGCTGCAAAGTTGGAGtattttacaaataaaacaaaGGCTACGTGTAAGCGTATAGAAGCCAAGCATCATTATTGCTGTTGCAAGGAGGATTGCATGAAGGTCTGTTCTTTCTGCTTTATTATTACAGAGCATAGTACTAAAGTCGTAGTCATTGGAAAAGGACGTGGTGGGCGGGGACGATCGTCTTTTTTTATGTAACTGTATACTGTAGTCCTAAAAATTTGATAGCTTTGTAAGCTGATCTAGACGATTAATAACATTTTACTCACTAGACAACTAGTCACACGACAAAATGTTCTATGAATTTGCAATCTTAAGGCTCCAACTGAAAACATGGCTACGACTCTGAGTATCCCTATTTGATTAACATTGAATTTTTTGtacacatatttttttaccataggGTATGCTGTACGGCAGTGTCAGCAACCTGTCATCTGTATGGGCGTCTACAAAATGGTCATCATCCTGCTCAGTTGATTtatcaaaagaagaaaatttttgtCGTCCATTGCAAGAAGAAACAGATTTCAAATTGGATGAAATGGTATCTTCAGGGACAATTTCATGAAAGCGTTTATCGATGgtttcattcaaaaaaaaaattataaaaaataatgtttttgtcatagtttttaaaactgacaGACTAACAAACATTAcattaatcatttttttctttctcaaatTTACCATTGCACGCGGAAAATGCTTTTCCAACTCTCTTTGCATTTCTATGCATTTTGAGGTCATACATGCAAGAAAGCAGAATGCCATGGAAGGGGGTTTAGTTACGAGCACATTTCGGGTTGCTAGCTGTTTACATGCAAGTTTATAGAATGCAAATGTTGACTTTTAATAGGACAGTTTCATAAAATCGTAGTTAATACAGTTATATTGTTTTGGCGGATAGCGGTgtgataaaaatttttgtagatttttaaTGTCTATATTTTTATAGGTTAAACTACGTAGCTACTtttattgataattttttactttaccgTTTGCTAGCTTAAGGAAATTTATTTTCGTgagaactaatttttgcgagaactaattttcgtgagaaaaattgtgaaattaaaatttaattacggcgggaattaattttcgcgaagttgGAAATCCGGATATTACGCAAGAATTATATTTCGCAAATTTCGCGAAAAAGGATTTTGTGTAGGAGACACTATATAAAAACTGCTGAAGTTGAAATTCACGTATATCTTGTATGTAGTTCCAGGTAGATAAAAATTTGGCGTTAATTAATTTACGTAAATTTCGCGAATTgctatttttcaaatattttcgcGAAAACTAATTTTCGCAATATTGACAAAAACACgtgaaattcgcaaaaattaattacctTAAGGTCGTAAATTTACTTTACTAACTTTGATATTTCGAAAAGAGAAAACTAGGAACAGCGAGCTGctcatgtagctagctatagttagctagctatagttagctagctataggtaTTTCAACATTCTCACAATGATATTTAAATcaatatttacagaaaatcaGCTGTTTATGTAGCTAATTGTGACACACCCTATGTCACTACTTTATCTTGCAACTGTATAACAAATCTGTATGAAGTACTGTTATGGCTAATCTTATTATGAGTAATAAATACGCTTTTTAATAAGCAACCAACCAATAAACAGCAAGTTCTGGGATGGTAAAATCCTAAGCGATGTTTAAGTGCTTTGTTATGTACTTTAGCAACTACTAGCTTTTAATGAAAAGGGGCTTCTATGTGATTTGATAGAGCATAGTTATAATAAACCTTCATATATAGAAaccaaattttttgaaatggcTCTCAATTTTTATTCAGGAAAAAGGAAAAAGGAATGTATAACTTCTGCACATGTTTTTTCTATTAAGTCTAAATTACTGAATGTTTAGCAACACGGAAGTCTTAATATTCATACCAAATAAGCTCTTATAAAAGCAAGATTGCGACAGACTgcgattttttgtttac is drawn from Hydractinia symbiolongicarpus strain clone_291-10 chromosome 8, HSymV2.1, whole genome shotgun sequence and contains these coding sequences:
- the LOC130655029 gene encoding uncharacterized protein LOC130655029 — protein: MSRYIKHNGKKAYSPIKYAYEFVTPYRIVVTPLPSGRSIRFFVKRTPSKCELDVIEFLEPDIRKIFAHCLENPDIEEKIAAVAPLCNSFANATDHVISYVNKTSVKELKCKIVPFALPVEYFHPNKLNPKNIPTITGIFVAVLIFFLAIIFNVKRIRVWTSLFKFGASFSSRNTSKSHHFSMEDIEQQASHTKETRKDSIRKVMILNRPGCELIETLLRDLAFFLKAYGIDVKLSLLEQSQIDAEGGISSYLQRNIDSCDYILIMFTEHDKEHTSLKHRPYEFALKVISGLAYHQNDSSRYIPLYLTSYEKALSLMPSFFIGSHNFGYKLPKDITKLLRHLLHSTDLSNSKDMAAKLEYFTNKTKATCKRIEAKHHYCCCKEDCMKGMLYGSVSNLSSVWASTKWSSSCSVDLSKEENFCRPLQEETDFKLDEMVSSGTIS